A single window of Leeuwenhoekiella sp. MAR_2009_132 DNA harbors:
- a CDS encoding DUF4304 domain-containing protein, with protein sequence MGLFDFLKNKSEPIEKKMEEKSVGEKSKNVQYLNQIQKEVHQYLKPLGFKKRGRTFNRQTENGVWQLINFQSGQFPVGENYVIPGIRESLYGKFTVNMGVIIKELYEIQMKGKQKAFYQDYDCQIRTRLSHLISEDDYWWDITNESEIISDQIIEGLNEKGISWFDMFETREKICVNWGNIKGSSKTSKLDVALIIFQTDKKKGGRLIQEYYNNIELHKGHKEYVKELANGLGLKLTENEVG encoded by the coding sequence ATGGGATTATTTGACTTCTTAAAAAACAAATCTGAACCGATTGAAAAAAAGATGGAAGAAAAATCTGTGGGGGAAAAAAGTAAAAATGTTCAATACTTAAATCAGATTCAAAAAGAAGTTCATCAATATCTCAAACCTTTAGGATTCAAAAAGAGAGGTCGAACTTTTAATAGACAAACTGAAAACGGAGTTTGGCAATTAATAAACTTTCAAAGCGGGCAATTCCCCGTTGGAGAGAATTATGTGATTCCAGGAATTCGAGAAAGCCTTTACGGAAAATTCACTGTCAATATGGGCGTGATTATAAAAGAGCTTTATGAAATACAAATGAAAGGAAAACAAAAAGCCTTTTATCAAGATTATGATTGTCAAATTAGAACACGACTTTCACACTTGATTTCGGAAGACGATTATTGGTGGGATATCACCAATGAGAGTGAAATTATATCTGACCAAATAATTGAAGGACTGAACGAAAAAGGTATATCTTGGTTTGATATGTTTGAGACCAGAGAAAAAATTTGTGTGAATTGGGGAAATATTAAAGGATCTTCCAAGACTTCTAAACTTGATGTGGCTCTAATAATCTTTCAAACGGATAAGAAAAAAGGCGGTCGATTAATTCAAGAATATTATAACAATATTGAATTGCATAAAGGACATAAAGAATATGTAAAAGAATTAGCGAATGGACTTGGATTAAAGCTGACAGAAAATGAAGTGGGATAA
- a CDS encoding DEAD/DEAH box helicase translates to MSFKKLIEPLKETLAHKGFQEPLPLQKKILSKIKGGASMFVIAPKGSGKTTSIILSVIQNLKEAVADAPRALIFVKNKQAALDLETEFYAYRQQTDLRVYCAYDEKNIDDQRDEIYMGTDIVIATPKRLNKIFFLNGINLNELQMCIVDDAQFLLGKSSFSDVVRTPESIGKCQYLIFSENFDKRFESWQDTFMANSLYIKQ, encoded by the coding sequence ATGTCATTTAAAAAATTAATTGAGCCTTTAAAAGAAACACTTGCACACAAAGGGTTTCAAGAACCTTTGCCCTTGCAAAAAAAAATACTTTCAAAAATTAAAGGAGGTGCCAGTATGTTTGTCATTGCGCCTAAAGGTTCTGGTAAAACAACAAGTATTATTTTAAGTGTCATACAAAACCTAAAGGAGGCTGTCGCAGATGCACCTCGAGCGCTAATTTTTGTAAAAAATAAGCAGGCGGCTCTCGATCTTGAGACAGAATTTTACGCTTACAGACAACAGACAGATTTGCGTGTGTATTGTGCTTATGACGAGAAAAACATAGACGACCAGCGCGATGAGATTTATATGGGTACAGATATCGTTATTGCAACACCTAAGCGATTAAATAAGATATTTTTTCTTAATGGTATAAACCTTAACGAACTTCAAATGTGCATCGTTGATGATGCGCAGTTTTTACTGGGTAAGAGTAGCTTTTCTGATGTTGTACGCACACCCGAAAGTATAGGTAAATGCCAGTACCTTATTTTTTCTGAAAACTTTGACAAACGTTTTGAAAGTTGGCAAGATACTTTTATGGCTAATTCGTTATATATTAAGCAGTAA
- a CDS encoding B12-binding domain-containing radical SAM protein, giving the protein MQSTILFITPPFTQLNTAYPATAYLKGFLEEHGVSVTHFDLSIELFTSIFTGDFLRAIFKEAQELENFQYPQVRKLIDRYIACVDVVIGFLQKQDLETAHKILDPYFLPKGHRLINVNTAIDWAPGELGIIDKAKHYGTLFIEEIGDFIQANVDEFFAFTKYAEQIATSASSFDQLDEFLSYQPTLIEEQMLDLLVAQIEICNPLLVCFTIPFPGNLFAALRCSQFIKQLFPQIKVAFGGGYCNTELRSLEDPRIFEFIDFIALDDGEGPLLKLVRYLEGTIDTDQLERTYILEGNTVVYKNKLPNTIYHHRNLPAPDYSGLPFEKYVSFLDVVNPMHRMWTDARWNKLTISHGCYWKQCSFCDVTLDYIGNYQNTTATSLVDKIQKIVSDTDISGFHFVDEAAPPKMLRALSQELIARGINITWWTNIRFEKTFDYELCALMAQAGCIAVTGGLEVASDRLLAKMKKGVDIAQVTRVTHYFSLNKIMVHAYLMYGFPTQTEQETIDSLEVVRQLFESNCIQSAFWHQFTTTVHSPIGKNPQDFGIKITGPVFEGFAQNDLYHEDVQGADHPKYTTGLNRALNSYLNNTGFDAELQSWFDFPVVKKSHPGDLITGFLSVEAAS; this is encoded by the coding sequence ATGCAGTCTACAATTCTTTTTATAACCCCACCGTTTACGCAGTTGAATACTGCTTATCCCGCAACGGCCTATCTTAAAGGCTTTTTAGAAGAGCACGGGGTTTCAGTAACGCATTTTGATTTAAGTATAGAGCTCTTTACCTCAATTTTTACCGGTGACTTTCTGCGCGCTATATTTAAGGAAGCTCAAGAATTAGAAAATTTTCAATATCCACAGGTACGTAAATTGATAGACCGCTATATAGCCTGTGTAGATGTGGTTATTGGGTTTCTACAAAAACAGGATCTTGAGACTGCACATAAAATTCTTGATCCTTATTTTTTACCGAAAGGACATCGCTTAATAAACGTAAATACAGCCATAGATTGGGCTCCCGGTGAATTAGGAATTATAGATAAAGCAAAACACTACGGAACGCTTTTTATTGAAGAAATAGGCGATTTTATACAGGCAAACGTAGATGAGTTTTTTGCCTTTACAAAATATGCCGAGCAAATTGCTACTTCAGCCAGTAGTTTTGATCAGCTTGATGAGTTTTTGAGCTACCAGCCTACGCTTATAGAGGAGCAAATGCTAGACCTTTTAGTAGCGCAAATAGAAATTTGTAATCCACTGCTGGTGTGTTTTACCATTCCGTTTCCCGGAAATTTATTTGCCGCACTACGCTGTTCTCAATTTATAAAACAACTCTTTCCGCAAATTAAAGTTGCCTTTGGTGGCGGCTATTGTAATACCGAACTGCGATCTCTTGAAGATCCCAGAATATTTGAATTTATAGATTTTATCGCTTTGGATGATGGCGAAGGGCCACTACTTAAACTTGTAAGGTATCTTGAAGGTACAATAGATACAGATCAGCTTGAGCGTACCTATATTCTTGAAGGGAACACGGTCGTGTATAAGAATAAATTACCCAATACCATTTACCACCATCGCAATTTGCCGGCTCCTGATTATTCGGGATTACCTTTTGAGAAGTATGTTTCTTTTCTAGATGTGGTAAACCCGATGCACCGTATGTGGACAGATGCACGATGGAATAAATTGACAATTTCTCACGGGTGCTACTGGAAACAATGTTCGTTTTGTGATGTGACTTTAGATTATATAGGCAATTACCAGAATACAACTGCTACCAGTTTAGTAGATAAAATCCAAAAAATAGTAAGCGATACCGACATTTCGGGTTTTCACTTTGTAGATGAGGCAGCTCCGCCAAAAATGCTAAGAGCTTTATCTCAAGAACTTATCGCTAGAGGGATTAACATCACCTGGTGGACAAATATCAGGTTTGAAAAAACCTTCGATTATGAGTTGTGCGCATTAATGGCGCAAGCCGGTTGTATAGCAGTAACAGGAGGTCTTGAAGTAGCTTCAGACCGCTTGTTGGCCAAGATGAAAAAAGGTGTTGACATTGCTCAGGTTACCCGGGTAACGCACTATTTTTCGCTAAATAAGATTATGGTGCATGCGTATCTTATGTACGGCTTCCCCACACAAACCGAACAGGAAACCATAGATTCACTTGAGGTAGTACGCCAACTTTTTGAAAGCAATTGTATTCAGTCTGCATTTTGGCATCAGTTTACGACAACGGTACACAGTCCTATAGGTAAAAATCCGCAGGATTTTGGTATAAAGATCACAGGTCCTGTTTTTGAAGGTTTTGCTCAAAATGATTTATATCATGAAGATGTGCAGGGAGCAGATCACCCTAAATACACGACCGGTTTAAACCGTGCCTTAAACAGTTATTTAAACAATACCGGCTTTGATGCAGAATTACAAAGTTGGTTTGATTTTCCGGTGGTCAAAAAGAGTCATCCGGGAGATTTAATTACCGGGTTTTTAAGTGTCGAAGCAGCTTCGTAA
- a CDS encoding DMT family transporter: protein MNWILVIIAGLFEVAFAFCLGKAKETSGNEMYFWYAGFLVALCLSMGLLIKATQTLPIGTAYAVWTGIGAVGTVLVGIFIFKEPATFLRIFFITTLIGSIIGLKAVSHY, encoded by the coding sequence ATGAATTGGATTTTAGTAATTATTGCGGGCCTGTTTGAAGTAGCTTTCGCGTTTTGTTTAGGTAAAGCAAAGGAAACTTCGGGCAACGAAATGTATTTCTGGTATGCAGGCTTTTTAGTAGCGCTTTGTCTGAGTATGGGTCTTCTTATAAAAGCTACTCAAACACTGCCTATAGGTACCGCTTATGCGGTGTGGACGGGTATTGGCGCGGTAGGAACTGTACTGGTTGGAATATTCATTTTTAAAGAACCCGCCACCTTTCTGCGCATCTTTTTTATCACCACGCTTATAGGTTCTATAATAGGCCTCAAAGCCGTATCGCACTATTAG
- the bla gene encoding class A beta-lactamase, subclass A2, translated as MSNKTALSMLFIFIATTIQAQSIENLRNELKAVIINKSATVGVAIHGMREADTLSINGEKHLPMQSVFKFHLALAILNEVDNGTLALNTPIEIRKELIENYQHLWSPLREKYPNGATLELQEILKYTVAWSDNMGCDVLFDLLGGPAVLQHYLQQLGIDDIAVIHTEMTMQSQFENQFENWTTARASTQLLKRFYENENLLSTESYLFLLETLKETTTGKSSIKGLLPATTAVAHKTGSSGQTEAGLTAALNDIGIVFLPDNTYFYLSVFVSNSSEDPETNQQIIAEIAKCTYDYFTGS; from the coding sequence ATGAGTAACAAAACGGCACTATCAATGCTATTCATTTTTATAGCTACAACAATCCAAGCGCAATCTATTGAAAACTTACGCAATGAACTGAAAGCTGTTATCATTAACAAATCTGCAACTGTGGGCGTGGCTATACACGGAATGCGTGAAGCAGACACCCTTTCTATAAATGGCGAAAAACATCTGCCGATGCAAAGTGTGTTTAAATTTCACCTTGCACTGGCAATCTTAAATGAAGTTGATAACGGAACACTTGCATTGAACACCCCAATTGAAATACGTAAAGAGCTGATAGAAAACTATCAACATTTGTGGAGCCCGCTGCGTGAAAAATATCCTAATGGGGCGACTTTGGAGTTGCAAGAAATTTTAAAATATACCGTTGCGTGGAGTGATAATATGGGCTGCGATGTACTGTTTGACCTACTGGGCGGTCCCGCTGTTCTTCAGCACTATTTACAGCAACTTGGTATAGATGATATCGCCGTTATACATACCGAAATGACTATGCAGTCTCAATTTGAGAATCAGTTTGAGAACTGGACGACTGCTAGAGCTTCAACCCAACTTTTAAAACGCTTTTACGAAAACGAAAACCTATTAAGTACCGAAAGCTATTTGTTTTTATTAGAAACCTTAAAAGAAACTACCACCGGAAAAAGCAGTATTAAAGGTTTGTTGCCCGCAACTACTGCAGTGGCTCATAAAACTGGAAGCAGTGGGCAAACGGAAGCCGGTTTGACGGCTGCTTTAAATGATATCGGCATTGTTTTCTTACCCGATAACACCTACTTCTACCTGAGTGTATTTGTGAGTAATTCTTCCGAAGATCCTGAAACCAACCAACAGATCATTGCAGAGATTGCAAAATGTACGTATGATTATTTTACCGGCTCGTAA
- a CDS encoding serine hydrolase domain-containing protein: protein MRLKQISFLFFILLSVNLFAQDMAQYTGNWEGKIANPKTFSLTISIENKTISEALFKIVNDHRILEQSFQFKAGEALNIPLAENLSFTGNISKDKKTISGFIQSGLLLYHLDLIKTNANFYTGIWNLLMVDSLKAQDFYLSVENGSGDSYEAYPILADDRFTGTWCANFSKENNRIFFTDFKTGMVFKGTLLPEKIELEMYLGDHLITVMTLSKSQQDWKTGDFKDIHFGDLPNTLQLTQLETLIAKDSLPNTHSVVISKKGKRIYETYFKGYTASIPHDMRSASKSISSAIVGIAKDQSLFKSVNQSIFDFLPETYQSYKDALKAQIDLQSLLTMSSGLDAIDYGLNANPESLAVEDKYQPTPDWTKSILEAQMIYAPNTHANYGSANPYLLGVAIDSRVSQPLELFIDRYLFQPLGISNYIIQTDLKGRPYFGGGMYLTPLDMLKFGELYLNKGRCNGTQIISKKWIENSLQNYRVLENTEDKNGYGYFWWHHTYTVNTTKIDTYEARGAGGQYIFILPKLEVVVVITSGNYRNGKTQQPESILDHYILPYLLN from the coding sequence ATGAGACTTAAACAGATTAGTTTTTTGTTTTTTATACTACTTAGTGTTAACCTCTTTGCACAGGATATGGCGCAGTACACCGGTAACTGGGAAGGTAAAATAGCAAACCCAAAAACGTTCAGCTTAACTATTTCTATAGAAAACAAAACAATTTCAGAAGCGCTTTTTAAAATTGTAAATGATCATAGAATTCTAGAGCAATCGTTTCAATTTAAAGCCGGCGAAGCTCTAAACATACCTCTTGCTGAAAATCTATCGTTTACCGGTAATATATCTAAAGATAAAAAGACGATTTCAGGGTTTATACAATCAGGACTCCTGCTCTATCATCTTGATCTTATTAAAACAAATGCTAATTTTTATACCGGAATCTGGAATCTACTTATGGTAGATTCTCTAAAGGCACAGGACTTTTATTTAAGCGTAGAAAACGGTTCTGGTGACTCTTATGAAGCCTACCCCATTTTAGCTGATGATCGATTTACAGGGACCTGGTGTGCTAACTTCAGCAAAGAAAACAATCGTATTTTTTTTACTGATTTTAAAACCGGTATGGTATTTAAAGGAACCCTTCTACCAGAAAAAATCGAATTGGAAATGTATCTGGGCGATCATTTAATCACTGTAATGACGTTATCAAAATCTCAACAAGACTGGAAAACTGGCGATTTTAAAGATATACATTTCGGAGATTTACCCAATACGCTTCAGCTTACGCAACTGGAAACTTTGATTGCTAAAGACTCTTTACCCAACACCCATTCTGTAGTTATTTCGAAAAAGGGGAAGCGTATATACGAAACCTATTTTAAAGGTTATACAGCAAGCATTCCGCACGATATGCGCTCTGCATCTAAAAGTATTTCTTCGGCTATTGTGGGGATTGCAAAAGACCAATCACTATTTAAAAGTGTAAACCAATCTATTTTTGATTTTCTACCAGAAACCTATCAAAGCTATAAAGACGCCTTAAAGGCACAAATAGATCTCCAAAGTTTACTCACGATGAGTTCTGGGTTAGACGCGATAGATTACGGTTTAAATGCCAACCCAGAATCTCTTGCTGTAGAAGATAAGTATCAACCTACACCAGACTGGACGAAAAGTATTCTGGAAGCCCAAATGATTTACGCTCCCAATACACACGCAAACTACGGGTCTGCAAACCCGTATCTTCTGGGAGTTGCTATTGATTCTAGGGTATCTCAACCTCTTGAACTGTTTATAGACCGGTATTTATTTCAGCCCTTAGGAATCTCAAACTATATCATACAAACCGATTTAAAAGGAAGACCCTATTTTGGCGGAGGAATGTATTTGACACCGCTTGATATGCTAAAATTTGGCGAACTGTATCTAAATAAAGGAAGGTGTAATGGAACACAAATCATCTCAAAAAAATGGATAGAAAACTCGTTACAGAACTACCGGGTATTAGAAAATACAGAAGATAAAAACGGCTATGGCTACTTCTGGTGGCATCATACCTACACCGTTAATACCACTAAAATAGATACTTACGAGGCCAGAGGTGCGGGCGGACAATATATTTTTATACTTCCGAAGCTTGAAGTAGTTGTTGTAATTACTTCCGGAAATTACAGAAACGGAAAAACGCAACAACCCGAATCAATTTTAGATCATTACATTTTACCTTATCTCCTAAATTAA
- a CDS encoding helix-turn-helix domain-containing protein, whose amino-acid sequence MRKLETGEFYGKHNQKLIFDAFTVTDTEYIHDKVDWHYHENPYFTYLLQGKLLEANKKEFYYLKPGHLLFHNWDDAHYNIKPKDITRGFHIELNRNWFSNQAFESTDFEGSLAIQNPMIKMAMNAIYLEAKWNDRYTQLGIESTLHAIFDLMYKPNTKIQKTPVWVNQLKELIFEEEIIYSLENLSHKLQIHPTHLSREFSKYFGTSLGNYIRLIKVNQAFNLILLNKLSMTEICYTCGFYDQSHFIANFKRIYHTTPSKLLKNRHRR is encoded by the coding sequence GTGCGCAAATTAGAAACGGGAGAATTTTATGGCAAACACAATCAAAAATTAATTTTTGATGCATTTACCGTTACAGATACCGAATACATTCACGACAAAGTTGATTGGCACTATCACGAGAATCCGTATTTTACCTACTTACTACAGGGAAAGTTATTGGAAGCAAATAAGAAAGAATTCTACTACTTAAAACCAGGTCATCTCTTGTTTCATAACTGGGATGATGCGCATTACAACATCAAGCCCAAAGATATTACAAGAGGTTTTCATATAGAATTAAATAGAAATTGGTTTTCTAATCAGGCGTTTGAATCTACTGATTTTGAAGGAAGTTTAGCCATTCAAAACCCGATGATTAAAATGGCTATGAATGCTATCTATTTAGAAGCAAAATGGAATGACCGCTATACTCAATTGGGTATTGAAAGTACGCTGCATGCGATATTCGATTTGATGTATAAGCCCAATACTAAAATTCAGAAAACGCCAGTTTGGGTAAATCAATTAAAAGAACTGATTTTTGAGGAAGAAATTATCTATTCTCTAGAGAATTTAAGTCATAAATTACAAATACATCCTACGCACTTATCACGCGAATTCAGTAAATATTTTGGCACGAGTCTGGGCAATTACATCCGGTTAATTAAAGTGAATCAGGCGTTTAATCTTATTTTATTAAATAAATTATCGATGACTGAAATTTGCTATACCTGCGGTTTTTACGATCAAAGTCATTTTATTGCAAATTTTAAACGCATCTACCACACCACACCTTCAAAACTTTTAAAAAATAGGCACCGACGCTAA
- a CDS encoding FAD-dependent oxidoreductase, giving the protein MKNTEKDKKYHAVCQECKGQGKKRRRLRKKVRLNYAQALDKFNKGEGPAPTPPKGHLYTCESCAGSGLVTVSEKLVPESYNYPHIAIVGGGIGGVALAVACLHRGIPFTLFERDTGFDARSQGYALTLQQASKAVAGLGLFNLKEGVVSTRHVVHTTDGTIIGEWGMRKWLDTEAPTFSKRTNIHIARQALREQLLNQLEGTDCVRWNHQFINYTDGDTPTLNFSFNNEVKKYKADLIVGADGIHSSVRKLLLGEKHTPLRYLDCLVILGICPLADLGDLESPLLDAATVFQTANGNERVYMMPYATDSIMWQLSFPLPEQEAKLLSAKGPQALKEEACRRLQWHAPIPQIIKATQTSLISGYPVYDRALLKPTDLEKETQITLIGDAAHPMSPFKGQGANQALLDALALARAIYKGCGPFSNWKENGIRNQVLNDFESEMLKRSATKVKDSAEAAKFLHSEVVLHEANEPRGRVLKKKKNKG; this is encoded by the coding sequence TTGAAGAACACAGAAAAGGATAAAAAATACCATGCAGTTTGTCAGGAATGCAAAGGACAAGGCAAAAAAAGGCGCAGACTTCGTAAAAAAGTACGTCTTAATTATGCACAGGCACTTGATAAATTCAATAAAGGAGAAGGTCCTGCTCCTACTCCTCCTAAAGGTCACCTGTACACCTGTGAATCTTGTGCCGGCTCTGGTTTAGTTACTGTATCAGAAAAACTCGTTCCTGAATCTTATAACTATCCGCACATTGCAATTGTAGGAGGTGGCATAGGCGGTGTTGCTCTAGCTGTGGCCTGTTTGCATCGCGGTATTCCTTTTACCTTATTTGAGCGTGATACAGGTTTTGATGCGCGTTCTCAGGGCTATGCACTTACCCTTCAGCAAGCAAGTAAAGCAGTCGCAGGATTAGGCCTTTTTAATTTAAAAGAAGGCGTGGTCTCTACACGACACGTCGTTCACACAACAGATGGTACTATAATCGGCGAATGGGGAATGCGTAAATGGCTAGATACCGAAGCGCCTACATTCTCAAAGCGCACAAACATTCACATTGCAAGACAAGCCCTGCGCGAGCAACTTCTAAATCAACTTGAAGGTACAGATTGTGTACGGTGGAATCATCAGTTTATTAATTATACAGATGGCGATACACCAACCCTAAATTTTAGTTTTAATAACGAAGTAAAAAAGTATAAAGCAGATCTTATTGTGGGTGCAGATGGCATACACAGTTCGGTGCGCAAACTACTCCTGGGTGAAAAACATACTCCTTTACGTTATCTGGACTGTCTCGTAATTTTAGGAATTTGCCCTTTAGCAGATTTGGGAGATCTTGAAAGTCCCTTGTTAGACGCAGCTACCGTTTTTCAAACCGCAAACGGAAACGAACGCGTTTATATGATGCCGTATGCCACAGACTCGATTATGTGGCAACTCAGTTTCCCATTGCCTGAACAGGAAGCTAAACTATTAAGTGCAAAAGGACCTCAGGCATTAAAAGAGGAAGCTTGTCGCAGATTGCAGTGGCACGCTCCTATTCCGCAGATTATTAAAGCAACACAAACCTCATTAATTTCGGGCTACCCGGTTTACGATAGGGCATTACTAAAGCCTACAGATTTAGAAAAAGAGACTCAAATCACGCTTATAGGAGATGCAGCGCATCCTATGAGTCCGTTTAAAGGGCAAGGTGCCAATCAAGCCTTATTAGATGCCTTAGCACTTGCCAGAGCTATTTATAAAGGATGTGGTCCTTTTTCAAACTGGAAGGAAAACGGGATACGTAATCAGGTACTTAATGATTTTGAATCTGAAATGCTCAAACGCAGTGCTACTAAGGTGAAAGATTCTGCCGAAGCTGCAAAGTTTTTACATTCAGAAGTGGTTTTGCATGAAGCAAATGAACCCCGAGGACGTGTATTGAAAAAGAAGAAAAATAAAGGTTAA
- a CDS encoding mechanosensitive ion channel domain-containing protein — MKAKGGRIEEIYLTYVVVKIWDKRRLVLPTTYFIEKPFQNWTRNSSDILGTVFIYTDYNVPFDALRNELTRILENTDLWDGEVNVLQVTDTKNEVVETRALMSSKDSPTSWDLRVLVREKLVLFIQENYPHSLPRTRVEMQDLKATPKSEKSVSEPEPSDLLRK, encoded by the coding sequence TTGAAGGCGAAAGGGGGGCGTATTGAAGAAATTTATTTAACCTATGTTGTAGTTAAAATCTGGGATAAACGCCGTCTGGTATTGCCTACCACTTATTTTATTGAAAAACCTTTTCAAAACTGGACGCGTAATTCATCAGACATCTTAGGTACTGTTTTTATCTATACCGATTATAATGTACCGTTTGATGCTTTACGAAATGAATTGACCAGAATTCTTGAAAATACAGACCTCTGGGATGGTGAGGTTAATGTCTTACAAGTAACCGATACAAAAAATGAGGTGGTAGAAACCAGAGCGTTAATGAGCTCAAAAGATTCTCCTACTTCCTGGGATTTGCGGGTGTTAGTACGTGAAAAACTAGTACTTTTTATACAGGAAAATTATCCGCATAGTTTACCGCGTACCCGTGTAGAAATGCAGGATTTAAAAGCTACCCCAAAATCAGAAAAATCGGTTTCAGAACCAGAGCCTTCAGATTTATTGAGAAAGTAA
- a CDS encoding mechanosensitive ion channel domain-containing protein, whose amino-acid sequence MISFIDSKTSLFLVIILISGIVAFGILFYILKKFGKSPRTILPVNFAVRIRIPLALFLLALILRIILVREEITSYIQASILSHTSTLLFIISLTWALILIIKAFKRNILTKYDMSVADNVHARKIYTQFTVLERVFIFLIILFAVSIALMSFDSIRAIGVSILTSAGIAGIIIGFAAQKALGTLMAGIQIAFTQPIRIDDVVVVEGERGAY is encoded by the coding sequence ATGATTAGTTTTATAGATTCAAAAACATCCCTTTTTCTTGTTATAATTCTGATTTCGGGAATTGTGGCTTTCGGTATACTTTTCTACATCTTAAAAAAATTTGGTAAAAGTCCCAGAACGATTTTACCCGTAAATTTTGCGGTACGCATACGTATTCCGCTAGCCTTATTTCTGCTTGCTTTAATTCTTAGAATTATACTCGTAAGGGAAGAAATTACCTCATATATTCAAGCCAGTATTCTATCTCACACCAGTACCCTACTTTTTATTATAAGTCTAACCTGGGCGTTGATTCTTATCATCAAAGCATTTAAAAGGAATATTTTGACGAAGTATGATATGAGTGTGGCAGATAATGTACACGCCCGTAAAATATATACGCAGTTTACCGTACTGGAGCGGGTTTTTATTTTTCTAATCATACTGTTTGCCGTGAGTATTGCACTTATGAGTTTTGACAGCATTAGAGCTATAGGTGTAAGTATTCTAACCTCAGCGGGAATCGCCGGAATTATCATCGGTTTTGCTGCACAAAAAGCGCTGGGTACCTTAATGGCGGGGATTCAAATTGCATTTACACAACCCATACGTATAGATGATGTGGTAGTCGTTGAAGGCGAAAGGGGGGCGTATTGA